In the Euphorbia lathyris chromosome 5, ddEupLath1.1, whole genome shotgun sequence genome, one interval contains:
- the LOC136231013 gene encoding pantothenate kinase 1: MDLIQSQTDFNENKKDPIQSVGQISHLALDIGGSLIKVVYLSRSSGNSADHEEETPDSSNGTLGVPNCDGKHPIFEGKIHFAKFETSNINDCLDFINSKKLHLGGFQHHDDLIKEKNFIKATGGGAYKFTDLFKEKLGISLDKEDEMDCLVTGANFLLKAFDREAYTYINSEKEFVQIDHNDLYPYLLVNIGSGVSMIKVDGDGKFERVSGTNVGGGTFWGLGRLLTKCKSFDELLELSHKGNNRVIDMLVGDIYGGTDYLKIGLTSTAIASSFGKAISDNKELEDYNPEDIARSLLRMISNNIGQISYLNALRFGLKRIFFGGFFIRGHAYTMDTISVAVNFWSKGEAKAMFLNHEGFLGALGAFVSYTKHNLDTT; the protein is encoded by the exons ATGGATCTAATTCAGAGTCAGACCGATTTCAATGAGAATAAAAAGGACCCAATTCAATCTGTTGGTCAAATATCTCATTTGGCCCTCGATATCGGAG GATCTTTGATCAAAGTGGTTTATCTCTCGAGAAGTAGCGGTAATTCTGCTGATCATGAGGAGGAGACACCTGATTCTTCGAATGGTACTCTTGGAGTTCCTAATTGTGATGGCAAACATCCTATTTTTGAAGGAAAGATTCATTTCGCGAAATTCGAGACAAGCAATATAAATGATTGCCTGGATTTTATaaattctaagaaacttcaCCTTGGAG GTTTCCAGCATCATGATGATCTGATTAAGGAGAAGAATTTCATTAAG GCCACAGGTGGTGGGGCATACAAGTTCACCGATCTTTTCAAAGAAAAGCTTGGTATAAGTCTTGACAAGGAAGATGAAATGGATTGTCTTGTGACAGGAGCAAATTTTTTACTTAAG GCATTTGACCGTGAAGCCTATACATACATAAACAGTGAGAAGGAATTTGTGCAGATTGACCATAATGATCTGTACCCCTATCTTCTTGTGAATATCGGGTCTGGTGTTAGCATGATCAAG GTGGATGGAGATGGCAAATTTGAGCGAGTCAGTGGAACAAATGTTGGAGGTGGCACCTTTTGGGGTTTGGGAAGGCTATTAACAAAATGCAAGAG tttcgatgagttgtTGGAGTTAAGTCACAAGGGAAATAACcgagttatagacatgcttgttGGGGACATTTATGGTGGAACAGATTATTTAAAG ATTGGTCTCACATCGACAGCAATTGCTTCCAGCTTTGGGAAGGCTATTTCTGACAATAAAGAGCTCGAAGACTACAACCCCGAAGACATTGCCCGGTCCCTTCTTAGAATGATTTCAAATAATATTGGACAG ATCTCTTACTTGAATGCACTGCGATTCGGTCTAAAAAGGATATTTTTTGGAGGATTTTTCATTCGAGGTCATGCTTACACCATGGACACAATCTCTGTTGCAGTCAATTTTTG gtcCAAAGGCGAGGCAAAAGCAATGTTCTTAAACCATGAAGGATTTCTAGGAGCCTTAGGCGCTTTTGTGAGCTATACAAAACACAACCTCGACACAACTTAG